In the genome of Streptomyces racemochromogenes, one region contains:
- the rpmF gene encoding 50S ribosomal protein L32 yields the protein MAVPKRKMSRSNTRHRRSQWKAAVPTLVSCERCQEPKLQHIACPSCGTYNKRQVLEV from the coding sequence GTGGCTGTTCCGAAGCGGAAGATGTCGCGCAGCAACACGCGCCACCGCCGGTCGCAGTGGAAGGCTGCGGTCCCCACCCTGGTTTCGTGTGAGCGTTGCCAGGAGCCGAAGCTCCAGCACATCGCGTGCCCGAGCTGCGGCACCTACAACAAGCGCCAGGTCCTCGAGGTCTGA
- the recG gene encoding ATP-dependent DNA helicase RecG: MEHVPALDEDLKKTLGPATAKVLAEQLGLHTALDLLHHYPRRYAERGELTSLADLADQLDEHVTVVAQVADARLLTYHGGRGGGKRLEVTITDGSGRLQLVFFGAGVHKPHKELLPGSRAMFAGKVSRFNHKLQLAHPAYEPLGAEASDRDAATAFANQLIPIYPACAKLESWKIAKCVDAVLPRAQEAVDPLPPALREGRGLVPLPEALLKIHRPATKADIEDARQRLKWDEAFVLQVALARRRHADSQLPAVARRAAPGGLLDAFDAKLPFTLTEGQQKVSKEIFDDLATSHPMHRLLQGEVGSGKTMVALRAMLAVVDSGGQAAMLAPTEVLAQQHHRSITEMMGELAEGGMLGGSDRGTKVVLLTGSMGTAARRQALLDLVTGEAGLVIGTHALIEDKVQFHDLGLVVVDEQHRFGVEQRDALRSKGKQPPHLLVMTATPIPRTVAMTVFGDLETSVLDQLPAGRSPIATHVVPAKDKPHFLARAWERVREEVENGHQAYVVCPRIGDGEDDPGNKKKASAEDEAEKRPPLAVLDIAEQLTRGPLAGLSVEVLHGRMDPADKDDVMRRFAAGEVKVLVATTVIEVGVNVPNSTVMVIMDADRFGVSQLHQLRGRVGRGSAPGLCLLVSEMHEASPARARLAAVAATLDGFELSRIDLEQRREGDVLGQAQSGVRSSLRMLAVIDDEEVIAQAREEAARVVAADPELEHLPGLRTALDALLDAEREQYLEKG, translated from the coding sequence ATGGAACACGTGCCCGCGCTCGACGAAGACCTCAAGAAGACCCTCGGCCCCGCCACCGCCAAGGTGCTGGCCGAGCAGCTCGGCCTGCACACGGCCCTGGACCTGCTCCACCACTACCCCCGGCGGTACGCCGAGCGCGGCGAGCTGACCTCGCTGGCGGACCTCGCCGACCAGCTCGACGAACACGTCACCGTCGTCGCCCAGGTCGCCGACGCCCGCCTGCTCACCTACCACGGCGGCCGCGGCGGCGGGAAGCGCCTCGAAGTCACCATCACCGACGGCAGCGGCCGCCTCCAGCTGGTCTTCTTCGGCGCCGGCGTCCACAAGCCGCACAAGGAGCTGCTGCCCGGCAGCCGCGCCATGTTCGCCGGCAAGGTCTCCCGCTTCAACCACAAGCTCCAGCTCGCGCACCCCGCGTACGAACCCCTCGGCGCCGAGGCCTCCGACCGGGACGCGGCCACCGCCTTCGCCAACCAGCTGATCCCGATCTACCCGGCCTGCGCCAAGCTGGAGTCCTGGAAGATCGCCAAGTGCGTGGACGCGGTACTGCCCCGCGCCCAGGAGGCCGTGGACCCGCTCCCGCCCGCCCTGCGCGAGGGCCGCGGGCTCGTCCCGCTCCCCGAGGCGCTCCTCAAGATCCACCGCCCCGCCACCAAGGCCGACATCGAGGACGCCCGCCAGCGCCTGAAGTGGGACGAGGCCTTCGTCCTCCAGGTCGCCCTGGCCCGCCGCCGCCACGCGGACTCCCAGCTCCCCGCCGTCGCCCGCCGCGCCGCCCCCGGCGGCCTCCTCGACGCCTTCGACGCCAAACTGCCCTTCACCCTCACCGAGGGCCAGCAGAAGGTCTCCAAGGAGATCTTCGACGACCTCGCCACCAGCCACCCCATGCACCGCCTCCTCCAGGGCGAGGTCGGCTCCGGCAAGACGATGGTGGCCCTGCGCGCCATGCTCGCCGTCGTCGACTCCGGCGGGCAGGCCGCGATGCTCGCGCCCACCGAGGTGCTCGCCCAGCAGCACCACCGGTCGATCACCGAGATGATGGGCGAACTCGCCGAGGGCGGCATGCTCGGCGGCTCCGACCGGGGCACCAAGGTGGTCCTGCTCACCGGCTCCATGGGCACCGCCGCCCGCCGCCAGGCCCTGCTCGACCTGGTCACCGGCGAGGCCGGCCTCGTCATCGGCACGCACGCCCTGATCGAGGACAAGGTGCAGTTCCACGACCTCGGCCTGGTCGTCGTCGACGAACAGCACCGCTTCGGCGTCGAACAGCGCGACGCCCTGCGCTCCAAGGGCAAGCAGCCGCCGCACCTGCTCGTCATGACCGCCACCCCGATCCCGCGCACCGTCGCCATGACCGTCTTCGGCGACCTGGAGACCTCCGTCCTCGACCAGCTGCCCGCGGGGCGCTCCCCGATCGCCACCCACGTCGTGCCCGCCAAGGACAAGCCGCACTTCCTCGCCCGGGCCTGGGAGCGGGTCCGCGAGGAGGTGGAGAACGGCCACCAGGCGTACGTGGTCTGCCCGCGGATCGGCGACGGTGAGGACGACCCCGGGAACAAGAAGAAGGCCTCCGCCGAGGACGAGGCCGAGAAGCGGCCGCCGCTGGCCGTGCTGGACATCGCCGAACAGCTCACCCGGGGCCCCCTCGCCGGACTGTCCGTCGAGGTCCTGCACGGGCGGATGGACCCCGCCGACAAGGACGACGTGATGCGCCGCTTCGCCGCCGGCGAGGTCAAGGTGCTGGTCGCCACCACCGTCATCGAGGTCGGCGTGAACGTCCCCAACTCCACCGTCATGGTGATCATGGACGCGGACCGCTTCGGCGTCTCCCAGCTCCACCAGCTGCGCGGCCGCGTCGGCCGGGGCTCCGCCCCGGGCCTGTGCCTGCTGGTCAGCGAGATGCACGAGGCCAGCCCCGCCCGGGCCCGGCTCGCCGCCGTCGCCGCCACCCTCGACGGCTTCGAACTCTCCCGGATCGACCTGGAACAGCGCCGCGAGGGCGACGTCCTCGGCCAGGCCCAGTCCGGCGTCCGCTCCTCGCTGCGGATGCTCGCCGTCATCGACGACGAGGAGGTCATCGCCCAGGCCCGGGAGGAGGCCGCCCGCGTCGTCGCCGCCGACCCCGAGCTGGAGCACCTGCCCGGGCTGCGCACCGCGCTCGACGCCCTGCTGGACGCCGAGCGGGAGCAGTACCTGGAGAAGGGCTGA
- a CDS encoding winged helix-turn-helix transcriptional regulator, with translation MENPACPEAVTADLPFDVFARACPSRETLEHVTGRWGSLTVGALREGPCRFNELRRRIDGVSEKMLSQTLHALERDGIVLREAQPTNPPRVDYELTPLGREVADRLRALIDLLETSMDEVLASREAYDTARGGL, from the coding sequence ATGGAGAACCCCGCCTGTCCCGAAGCCGTCACGGCCGACCTGCCGTTCGACGTCTTCGCGCGCGCCTGCCCCTCGCGCGAAACCCTGGAACACGTCACCGGCCGGTGGGGCAGCCTCACCGTGGGCGCGCTGCGCGAGGGCCCCTGCCGGTTCAACGAGCTGCGCCGCCGGATCGACGGTGTGAGCGAGAAGATGCTCTCCCAGACGCTGCACGCCCTGGAGCGCGACGGGATCGTGCTGCGCGAGGCGCAGCCGACCAACCCGCCCCGCGTCGACTACGAGCTGACCCCGCTGGGGCGCGAGGTCGCCGACCGCCTGCGCGCCCTGATCGACCTGCTGGAGACCAGCATGGACGAGGTGCTCGCCTCCCGGGAGGCCTACGACACGGCGCGCGGCGGCCTCTGA
- the mutM gene encoding bifunctional DNA-formamidopyrimidine glycosylase/DNA-(apurinic or apyrimidinic site) lyase — protein sequence MPELPEVEVVRRGLERWVAGRTVAAVEVLHPRAVRRHLAGGPDFAARLAGQTIGVPRRRGKYLWLPLEGRDLSVLGHLGMSGQLLVQPADAPDEKHLRIRLRFADDTGTELRFVDQRTFGGLSLHETVPGSAEGLPDVIAHIARDPLDPLFDEGAYHLALRAKRTTVKRALLDQSLISGVGNIYADEALWRARLHYERPTASLTRPRSAELLTHVREVMNAALDVGGTSFDSLYVNVNGESGYFDRSLDAYGREGRPCRRCGTPMSRRAWMNRSSYFCPRCQRPPRAVS from the coding sequence ATGCCCGAGCTGCCCGAGGTGGAAGTGGTACGGCGCGGCCTGGAGCGGTGGGTGGCCGGGCGGACCGTCGCGGCGGTGGAGGTGCTCCACCCCCGGGCCGTACGCCGGCACCTGGCCGGCGGCCCCGACTTCGCGGCGCGCCTGGCGGGCCAGACCATCGGGGTGCCGCGGCGGCGCGGGAAGTACCTGTGGCTGCCGCTGGAGGGCCGGGACCTGTCCGTCCTCGGCCACCTCGGGATGAGCGGGCAGCTGCTGGTGCAGCCGGCCGACGCCCCCGACGAGAAGCACCTGCGGATCCGGCTGCGCTTCGCCGACGACACGGGCACCGAACTGCGCTTCGTCGACCAGCGCACCTTCGGCGGGCTCTCGCTGCACGAGACCGTCCCCGGCAGCGCCGAGGGCCTGCCGGACGTGATCGCGCACATCGCCCGCGACCCGCTGGACCCCCTCTTCGACGAAGGGGCCTACCACCTGGCGCTGCGCGCCAAGCGCACCACCGTCAAGCGGGCCCTGCTGGACCAGTCGCTGATCAGCGGGGTCGGCAACATCTACGCCGACGAGGCGCTGTGGCGCGCCCGGCTGCACTACGAGCGCCCCACCGCGAGCCTGACCCGCCCCCGGAGCGCGGAACTCCTCACGCACGTGCGGGAGGTCATGAACGCCGCGCTCGACGTCGGCGGGACCAGCTTCGACAGTCTGTACGTCAACGTGAACGGCGAGTCCGGCTACTTCGACCGGTCGCTCGACGCCTACGGGCGCGAGGGCCGGCCCTGCCGCCGCTGCGGCACGCCGATGAGCCGCCGGGCCTGGATGAACCGGTCCAGCTACTTCTGCCCGCGCTGTCAGAGGCCGCCGCGCGCCGTGTCGTAG
- a CDS encoding ATP synthase F0 subunit B → MDVQKKLDEIVAAVGGARTMPMSASCVINRAELLARLEELREALPGSLAQARELIGGREQMVEDARREARRIIESAHAERGSLISGTEIARHAQGEADRILAEARREAAEIRAEADDYVDSKLANFEVVLSKTIGSVDRGREKLLGRGPGTDEHGRDDSGAPEPSADPQTRREQADAYVDQKLATFEAVLSKTLEAVGRGRQKLLGRAPADDLGAHMAAQDAAGARGARPSSDAEFLAGLADPGPEPVPLPAQPEPVYDGYAAAYPAQPAAHPQQDGYAYQDPYAGYPQQPDPYGGYQQQPDPYAFYQQQPQQQPQHPQRPALDETSFFDTSMINLEQLHQYGQGR, encoded by the coding sequence ATGGACGTACAGAAGAAGCTGGACGAGATCGTCGCGGCCGTGGGCGGAGCCCGCACCATGCCGATGTCCGCCTCCTGCGTGATCAACCGCGCGGAACTCCTCGCCCGGCTCGAAGAGCTGCGGGAGGCCCTGCCGGGCTCGCTCGCCCAGGCCCGGGAACTCATCGGCGGCCGGGAACAGATGGTCGAGGACGCCCGCCGGGAGGCCCGGCGCATCATCGAGTCCGCCCACGCCGAGCGGGGATCGCTGATCTCCGGCACCGAGATCGCCCGCCACGCGCAGGGCGAGGCGGACCGGATCCTGGCCGAGGCCCGCCGGGAGGCCGCCGAGATCCGGGCCGAGGCCGACGACTACGTCGACAGCAAGCTCGCCAACTTCGAGGTCGTGCTCAGCAAGACCATCGGCTCCGTGGACCGCGGCCGGGAGAAGCTGCTCGGCCGGGGCCCCGGCACGGACGAGCACGGCCGCGACGACAGCGGCGCCCCCGAGCCCAGCGCCGACCCGCAGACCCGGCGCGAGCAGGCGGACGCGTACGTGGACCAGAAGCTCGCCACCTTCGAGGCGGTGCTGTCCAAGACCCTGGAGGCCGTCGGCCGGGGACGCCAGAAGCTCCTGGGCCGGGCGCCCGCGGACGACCTCGGCGCCCACATGGCGGCCCAGGACGCCGCCGGGGCCCGGGGGGCCCGCCCGTCCAGCGACGCGGAGTTCCTGGCCGGCCTGGCGGACCCCGGCCCCGAGCCCGTGCCGCTGCCCGCCCAGCCGGAGCCGGTGTACGACGGCTACGCGGCGGCGTACCCGGCGCAGCCCGCCGCCCACCCCCAGCAGGACGGCTACGCGTACCAGGACCCGTACGCGGGCTACCCCCAGCAGCCGGACCCGTACGGCGGCTACCAGCAGCAGCCCGACCCGTACGCCTTCTACCAGCAGCAGCCCCAGCAGCAGCCCCAGCACCCCCAGCGGCCGGCGCTCGACGAGACCAGCTTCTTCGACACGAGCATGATCAACCTGGAACAGCTCCACCAGTACGGACAGGGGCGCTGA
- the rsmD gene encoding 16S rRNA (guanine(966)-N(2))-methyltransferase RsmD, translating to MTRVIAGTAGGRRLSVPPGTGTRPTSDRMREGLFSTWESLHGVDGSRVLDLYGGSGAVGLEALSRGAAHTLLVEADAKAAKAIRDNIRTLGLPGADFRAGKAEQVVAAAAPGDPYDIVFLDPPYAVEHAELGEILLTLRANGWLTDDALVTVERSTRSGPFPWPEGFEPLRSRKYGEGTLWYGRAAFTSEDS from the coding sequence ATGACCCGCGTGATCGCCGGCACCGCCGGCGGGCGGCGGCTGTCCGTGCCGCCCGGCACCGGCACCCGCCCGACCTCCGACCGGATGCGCGAAGGGCTCTTCTCCACCTGGGAGTCCCTGCACGGCGTCGACGGCTCCCGCGTCCTCGACCTCTACGGCGGCTCCGGCGCCGTCGGCCTGGAGGCCCTCTCCCGGGGCGCCGCCCACACCCTGCTGGTCGAGGCCGACGCCAAGGCCGCCAAGGCCATCCGGGACAACATCAGGACCCTGGGCCTGCCCGGCGCCGATTTCCGGGCCGGCAAGGCCGAGCAGGTCGTGGCCGCCGCCGCGCCCGGGGACCCGTACGACATCGTCTTCCTCGACCCGCCGTACGCCGTCGAGCACGCCGAGCTCGGCGAGATCCTCCTCACACTCCGCGCCAATGGCTGGCTCACGGACGACGCGCTCGTCACGGTGGAGCGCAGCACGAGGAGCGGTCCGTTCCCGTGGCCGGAGGGGTTCGAGCCGCTGCGTTCGCGCAAGTACGGCGAAGGCACCCTTTGGTACGGTCGCGCCGCCTTCACCAGCGAAGACTCATGA
- a CDS encoding YceD family protein translates to MSGGIFDLQRSVKAGTALNTRLDHRNPLVFDTHELGRRPGAMQRLSREIPAPADLGLVDVIGVPEGAPLKLNLRLESVMEGVLVTGTVRASATGECVRCLETVERELKADFQEMFSYPDADDRGRPKAEPADDAEDDEDTLHLEDGLFDLEPVLRDAVVLALPMQPVCREDCLGLCPDCGLSLNDDPEHHHDAVDIRWAALQELVVTDQDDEKDNMSGTASDDVQSAAEKQEK, encoded by the coding sequence GTGAGCGGCGGAATCTTTGATCTTCAGCGATCTGTGAAAGCAGGAACGGCCCTGAACACCCGCCTCGACCACCGCAACCCCCTCGTGTTCGACACGCACGAGCTGGGACGGCGTCCTGGTGCCATGCAGCGGCTGTCCCGCGAGATCCCGGCGCCGGCGGACCTCGGTCTCGTCGACGTCATCGGAGTGCCGGAAGGCGCGCCGCTGAAGCTCAACCTCCGCCTCGAGTCGGTCATGGAAGGGGTGCTTGTCACAGGCACCGTCCGTGCATCGGCGACGGGGGAGTGCGTAAGGTGTCTGGAGACCGTCGAGCGCGAGCTCAAGGCGGACTTCCAGGAGATGTTCTCGTACCCTGACGCCGACGACCGGGGCCGCCCCAAGGCGGAGCCGGCCGACGACGCCGAGGACGACGAGGACACGCTCCACCTCGAGGACGGCTTGTTCGACCTCGAACCCGTGCTGCGCGATGCGGTGGTGCTCGCACTGCCGATGCAGCCGGTGTGCCGGGAGGACTGTCTCGGACTGTGCCCCGACTGCGGGCTCAGCCTGAACGACGACCCGGAGCACCACCACGACGCCGTCGACATCCGTTGGGCGGCATTGCAGGAACTCGTCGTGACCGATCAGGACGACGAGAAGGACAACATGAGCGGCACTGCATCTGACGACGTTCAGAGCGCCGCCGAGAAGCAGGAGAAGTAG
- a CDS encoding flavodoxin family protein yields the protein MSANTHTPVVSVAYHSGYGHTAVVAEAVRAGAADTGATVHLIKVDEITDAEWALLDESDAIIFGSPTYMGTASGAFHVFAEASSKRWFGDVWQDKVAAGFTNSGSKAGDKLNTLQFFQILAAQHGMSWVSLGLKPGWNHSGGAETDLNRLGFSSGAAAQTNNDEGPDAVHKSDIATAEHLGRRVAEHARVIVAGRAALAAAGA from the coding sequence ATGTCCGCGAACACCCACACCCCCGTCGTCTCCGTCGCCTACCACTCCGGCTACGGGCACACCGCCGTGGTCGCCGAGGCCGTTCGGGCCGGCGCCGCCGACACGGGCGCCACGGTGCACCTGATCAAGGTCGACGAGATCACCGACGCCGAATGGGCGCTGCTGGACGAGTCGGACGCGATCATCTTCGGCTCCCCGACCTACATGGGCACCGCGTCGGGCGCCTTCCACGTCTTCGCCGAGGCCTCCTCGAAGCGCTGGTTCGGCGACGTGTGGCAGGACAAGGTCGCGGCGGGCTTCACCAACTCGGGCTCCAAGGCCGGCGACAAGCTGAACACCCTGCAGTTCTTCCAGATCCTGGCCGCCCAGCACGGCATGAGCTGGGTCAGCCTGGGCCTGAAGCCGGGCTGGAACCACAGCGGCGGTGCCGAGACCGACCTCAACCGCCTCGGCTTCTCCTCCGGCGCGGCCGCCCAGACCAACAACGACGAGGGCCCGGACGCCGTCCACAAGTCCGACATCGCCACCGCCGAGCACCTGGGCCGGCGCGTCGCCGAGCACGCCCGCGTGATCGTCGCGGGCCGTGCCGCCCTGGCGGCGGCCGGAGCCTGA
- the coaD gene encoding pantetheine-phosphate adenylyltransferase — MRRAVCPGSFDPIHNGHLDVIGRAARLYDVVHVAVMINKSKQGLFTIEERIDMIREATADYGNVEVESFHGLLVDFCKQRDIPAIVKGLRAVSDFDYELQMAQMNMGLSGVETLFVPTIPTYSFLSSSLVKEVATWGGDVAHLLPAHVHAALVERLRAK; from the coding sequence TTGCGCCGCGCCGTCTGTCCGGGATCGTTCGACCCCATCCACAACGGGCACCTCGACGTCATCGGACGCGCCGCCCGGCTGTACGACGTCGTGCACGTCGCCGTGATGATCAACAAGTCCAAGCAGGGCCTGTTCACCATCGAGGAGCGGATCGACATGATCCGCGAGGCGACCGCCGACTACGGCAACGTCGAGGTCGAGTCCTTCCACGGGCTGCTGGTCGACTTCTGCAAGCAGCGCGACATCCCGGCCATCGTCAAGGGCCTGCGCGCCGTCAGCGACTTCGACTACGAGCTCCAGATGGCCCAGATGAACATGGGACTGTCGGGCGTCGAAACGCTGTTCGTCCCCACCATCCCGACCTACAGCTTCCTGTCGTCCTCCCTGGTCAAGGAGGTCGCCACCTGGGGCGGCGACGTGGCCCACCTGCTCCCCGCGCACGTCCACGCGGCACTGGTCGAACGGCTGCGCGCGAAGTGA
- the rnc gene encoding ribonuclease III, whose translation MSELSNAEKQADSNNAASSHTLLEGRLGYQLESALLVRALTHRSYAYENGGLPTNERLEFLGDSVLGLVVTDTLYTTHPDLPEGQLAKLRAAVVNSRALAEVGRGLELGSFIRLGRGEEGTGGRDKASILADTLEAVIGAVYLDKGLDAASELVHRLFDPLIEKSSNLGAGLDWKTSLQELTAAEGLGVPEYLVTETGPDHEKTFTAAARVGGVSYGTGTGRSKKEAEQQAAESAWRGIRTAADERKAAEAAAAAAPAQGDGAPTPADPAPEA comes from the coding sequence ATGTCTGAGCTGTCCAACGCTGAGAAGCAGGCAGACAGTAACAACGCGGCCTCGTCCCACACGCTTCTGGAAGGGCGGCTCGGGTACCAACTCGAGTCCGCCCTTCTGGTGCGTGCGCTGACCCACCGTTCGTACGCGTACGAGAACGGCGGCCTGCCCACCAACGAACGCCTGGAGTTCCTCGGGGACTCCGTGCTCGGCCTGGTGGTCACGGACACGCTGTACACGACCCACCCCGACCTCCCGGAAGGCCAGCTGGCCAAACTGCGGGCCGCGGTGGTCAACTCTCGTGCGCTGGCGGAGGTCGGGCGCGGCCTCGAACTCGGCTCCTTCATCCGGCTCGGCCGGGGCGAAGAGGGCACGGGTGGCCGGGACAAGGCCTCCATCCTCGCCGACACCCTTGAAGCGGTGATCGGCGCGGTCTATCTCGACAAGGGCCTCGACGCGGCCTCGGAGCTGGTCCACCGGCTCTTCGACCCGCTCATCGAGAAGTCCTCCAACCTCGGTGCCGGCCTGGACTGGAAGACCAGTCTCCAGGAGCTCACGGCGGCCGAGGGTCTCGGTGTACCGGAATACCTGGTCACCGAGACGGGACCGGACCACGAGAAGACCTTCACCGCTGCCGCCCGCGTCGGTGGTGTCTCGTACGGCACCGGTACCGGCCGCAGCAAGAAGGAGGCGGAGCAGCAGGCCGCGGAATCCGCCTGGCGCGGCATCCGCACCGCGGCGGACGAGCGCAAGGCGGCGGAAGCCGCTGCCGCCGCCGCTCCGGCACAGGGCGACGGGGCGCCGACGCCCGCCGACCCGGCGCCGGAGGCCTGA